The Arctopsyche grandis isolate Sample6627 chromosome 10, ASM5162203v2, whole genome shotgun sequence genome window below encodes:
- the La gene encoding la autoantigen-like gives MAEQESVTNGKSNDKNEESISELEEGIIRQVEYYFGDINLPKDKFLKEQINLDDGWIPYTTMLKFKRLVNLTTDTAVITAALAKSANQLIEVSEDGEKIRRSKAYPLPELNEERRKELMSRTIYAKGFPKEDTTLDMCLAFFQPYNIPENVIMRRYLDKATKKYCFKGSVFVTFKNTEDAEKFLSTESVKFGETELIKKWQAKYLEEKQAEFEAKSSKIAKRNAKKKNNDEDNKGVEKRTIVLPKGTVLLLQNVPKEITRESIKEAITKLDGEVGFIKIEDNQAWVRLQKEDTAKAVFEKFTDGKVSVENVDLSGELPDEDVERKFLDEMADELMKRKLKSNKPKGGHKNFNRKRKTGGDGGPDSKRK, from the exons ATGGCAGAACAAGAATCTGTGACAAATGGTAAATCGAATGACAAAAATGAAGAAAGCATATCAGAATTGGAAGAAGGAATTATTCGTcaagttgaatattattttg gCGACATCAACTTACCAAAAGATAAGTTTTTAAAAGAACAGATAAATTTGGACGATGGTTGGATACCGTATACAACAATGCTTAAATTTAAACGACTCGTAAATCTTACCACGGACACGGCAGTAATTACAGCAGCGTTGGCTAAATCTGCAAATCAACTCATTGAG GTGAGTGAAGATGGTGAAAAAATTCGAAGGTCAAAAGCGTATCCTCTTCCAGAGTTAAATGAAGAAAGGAGGAAAGAATTGATGTCTCGCACTATATATGCCAAAGGATTTCCTAAAGAAGATACCACATTGGACATGTGCTTGGCATTTTTTCAACCTTACAACATTCCTGAGAATGTAATTATGCGTCGGTATTTGGACAAAGCTACGAAAAAGTATTGCTTCAAGGGCTCAGTATTCGTCACTTTTAAAAACACTGAAGATGCTGAAAAATTCCTAAGCACAGAATCAGTAAAATTCGGAGAAACagaactaataaaaaaatggcaagCAAAATATTTAGAAGAAAAACAAGCCGAGTTTGAAGCGAAATCGAGTAAAATCGCTAAAAGAAatgcaaagaaaaaaaataatgatgaggaCAATAAAGGG gtTGAAAAACGCACTATTGTTTTACCCAAAGGAACAGTATTACTACTTCAAAATGTACCTAAAGAAATAACGAGAGAAAGTATTAAAGAGGCAATTACGAAACttg atggaGAAGTTGGTTTCATTAAAATTGAAGACAACCAAGCCTGGGTGCGATTACAGAAAGAAGATACTGCAAAGGCAGTTTTCGAAAAATTCACTGATGGCAAAGTCAGCGTTGAGAATGTTGATCTATCAGGAGAACTACCCGATGAAGATGTAGAAAGAAAGTTTTTGGATGAAATGGCGGACGAACTCATGAAGAGAAAACTTAAGTCTAATAAACCAAAAGGAGgacataaaaatttcaatcggAAACGGAAAACCGGGGGCGATGGTGGACCAGATTCAAAACgcaaataa
- the LOC143917968 gene encoding plasmolipin-like, with the protein MADPGFHTTSTSTNHNTNIRFDSGYVKTLPGMIKITQIVLNLLGFICIEVSGYSFHSRGSWFNTVAMGGFWFTGIMLAFYLFHVLEKFYKIPWLKIELVFCALWTLFYLLAACLAATFGLEAYAAASFFGFCAMIAYGYDAYLKFRAVQAGRLEQGVKVVSKEITSPVTA; encoded by the exons ATGGCCGACCCAGGATTTCACACTACCTCCACCAGCACCAACCACAACACGAATATTCGCTTCGATTCCGGCTATGTCAAAACACTGCCTGGAATGATTAAGATCACTCAAATT GTATTGAATCTTCTGGGTTTTATCTGTATTGAAGTGTCTGGATACAGTTTTCACTCACGTGGATCATGGTTCAACACAGTTGCAATGGGTGGATTTTGGTTCACTGGAATAATGTTGGCCTTCTATTTGTTTCACGTTTTGGAAAAGTTCTACAAAATCCCATGGCTTAAAATTGAACTGGTGTTTTGCGCACTCTGGACATTATTTTATCTGTTGGCCGCTTGTCTGGCAGCAACCTTTGGTCTGGAAGCATATGCAGCTGCATCG TTCTTCGGTTTCTGCGCAATGATTGCTTACGGTTATGACGCATATTTGAAATTTAGAGCAGTGCAAGCGGGTAGATTGGAGCAGGGTGTTAAAGTTGTCAGCAAGGAGATTACAAGTCCCGTTACCGCATAA